The proteins below are encoded in one region of Streptomyces ficellus:
- a CDS encoding Gfo/Idh/MocA family protein, translating into MKIGCIGLGDIAQKAYLPVLATVPGAELHLQTRTPATLARVADTYHLPAGRRHADLDSLLAAGLDAAFVHAPTSVHAEIVTRLLDAGVPTYVDKPLAYELDESRRLVERAERDGVSLAVGFNRRLAPGYAQCRDHPRDLILMQKNRIGLPEDPRTLVLDDFIHVVDTLRFLLPGPVEHTDVRARMRDGLLHHVVLQLSGDGFTAIGMMNRMNGSTEEILEVSGQETKRQVLNLADVVDHKGQPSVRRRGDWVPVARQRGIEQTVHAFLDAVRAGKTLSARDALATHELCERVVRECLEQSAA; encoded by the coding sequence GTGAAGATCGGTTGCATCGGACTCGGTGACATCGCGCAGAAGGCGTACCTGCCGGTGCTCGCCACCGTCCCCGGAGCCGAACTCCACCTCCAGACCCGCACCCCGGCGACGCTCGCGCGGGTCGCCGACACCTACCACCTGCCCGCCGGACGGCGCCACGCCGACCTGGACTCGCTGCTCGCCGCGGGCCTCGACGCCGCGTTCGTGCACGCCCCGACCTCCGTCCACGCCGAGATCGTCACCCGGCTGCTGGACGCGGGCGTGCCCACGTACGTCGACAAGCCCCTGGCGTACGAACTCGACGAGTCCCGCCGCCTGGTCGAGCGCGCCGAACGCGACGGAGTGAGCCTCGCCGTGGGGTTCAACCGCCGTCTCGCGCCCGGCTACGCGCAGTGCCGGGACCACCCGCGCGACCTGATCCTCATGCAGAAGAACCGCATCGGCCTGCCCGAGGACCCGCGCACCCTGGTCCTGGACGACTTCATCCACGTCGTCGACACCCTGCGCTTCCTCCTGCCCGGGCCCGTCGAGCACACCGACGTACGGGCGCGGATGCGCGACGGCCTGCTGCACCACGTGGTGCTCCAGCTGTCCGGCGACGGCTTCACCGCCATCGGCATGATGAACCGGATGAACGGCTCCACCGAGGAGATCCTCGAAGTGTCCGGGCAGGAGACCAAGCGCCAGGTCCTCAACCTCGCCGACGTCGTCGACCACAAGGGCCAGCCGAGCGTGCGGCGGCGCGGCGACTGGGTGCCGGTCGCCCGCCAGCGCGGCATCGAGCAGACGGTGCACGCCTTCCTCGACGCCGTACGCGCCGGGAAGACGCTCAGCGCCCGGGACGCACTGGCGACCCACGAGCTGTGCGAGCGCGTGGTGCGGGAGTGCCTGGAGCAGTCCGCCGCCTGA
- the lnt gene encoding apolipoprotein N-acyltransferase codes for MRIPVGRWRPRTAHVAASPWWRGAAAVVAGALPALAFPAPSLWWWAYLALVPWMLLIRTAPTWRRAALDGWLGGLGFMLAVHHWLMPSLHVFILLLAALLGLLWAPWGPLVRLMLSGVPSRARAAAALAVVPSGWLMVELVRSWEGLGGPWGLLGASQWQVPPALRVASLGGVWLVSLLVVAVNTAVTLLVSVRALRPTAVAGLLVCAVAMGAAAWWVPAPQPAGQVRIAVVQPGVLNGVGGAERRFARAEELTRELAGRQDVDLVVWGESSVGADLTARPAYTARLAALSRQVGAEVLVNVDARRSDRPGIYKSSVLVGPEGTTGDRYDKMRLVPFGEYVPFRSVLGWATSVGRAAAEDRRRGEQPVVMTVGERGLRLGPLVCFETAFPDMSRHLVREGAQVLVAQSATSTFQDSWAPGQHASLAALRAAETGRPMVHATLTGVSAVYGPEGERVGAPLGTDRSAAAVYDVPLAAGTTPYVRLGDWAVYAAVLVLASLGAVGAARSVRRRTAPGTPAPRARTARGSPVRPGR; via the coding sequence ATGCGGATCCCGGTCGGGCGGTGGCGGCCGCGCACGGCGCACGTGGCGGCGTCGCCGTGGTGGCGGGGCGCGGCGGCCGTGGTGGCCGGCGCTCTGCCCGCCCTGGCGTTCCCGGCGCCGTCGCTGTGGTGGTGGGCGTACCTGGCACTGGTGCCCTGGATGCTGCTGATCCGCACGGCACCCACGTGGCGTCGCGCGGCGCTCGACGGCTGGCTGGGCGGGCTCGGGTTCATGCTGGCCGTACACCACTGGCTGATGCCGAGCCTCCATGTCTTCATCCTGCTGCTGGCCGCCCTGCTCGGGCTGCTGTGGGCGCCGTGGGGTCCGTTGGTGCGGCTGATGCTGTCCGGGGTGCCGTCACGCGCGCGTGCCGCGGCCGCCCTCGCCGTCGTGCCGTCGGGCTGGCTCATGGTGGAGCTGGTCCGTTCCTGGGAGGGGCTGGGCGGCCCGTGGGGTCTGCTCGGGGCCAGTCAGTGGCAGGTGCCGCCCGCGCTGAGGGTGGCGTCGCTGGGCGGGGTGTGGCTCGTCAGCCTGCTAGTGGTGGCGGTGAACACGGCGGTGACCCTGCTGGTGTCGGTTCGCGCCCTGCGCCCGACCGCCGTCGCCGGTCTGCTGGTGTGTGCGGTCGCCATGGGTGCGGCGGCGTGGTGGGTGCCGGCCCCACAGCCGGCCGGGCAGGTGCGGATCGCCGTCGTGCAGCCGGGGGTGCTGAACGGGGTGGGCGGGGCGGAGCGGCGGTTCGCGCGGGCCGAGGAGCTGACGCGGGAGCTGGCGGGCCGGCAGGACGTGGACCTGGTGGTGTGGGGCGAGAGCAGCGTCGGCGCCGACCTGACGGCGCGGCCCGCGTACACGGCCCGGCTCGCGGCGCTGTCCCGGCAGGTGGGCGCCGAGGTCCTGGTGAACGTGGACGCGCGCCGGTCCGACCGGCCGGGCATCTACAAGAGCAGCGTGCTGGTCGGTCCCGAGGGCACCACCGGTGACCGCTACGACAAGATGCGGCTGGTGCCGTTCGGCGAGTACGTCCCGTTCCGGTCGGTGCTGGGCTGGGCCACGTCGGTCGGCAGGGCGGCGGCCGAGGACCGCAGGCGCGGCGAGCAGCCGGTGGTGATGACGGTCGGGGAGCGCGGGCTGCGGCTGGGCCCGCTGGTCTGCTTCGAGACGGCGTTCCCCGACATGAGCCGGCACCTGGTGCGGGAGGGGGCGCAGGTGCTGGTGGCGCAGTCGGCGACGTCGACGTTCCAGGACAGCTGGGCGCCTGGGCAGCACGCGTCGCTGGCGGCGCTGCGGGCGGCGGAGACGGGACGGCCGATGGTGCACGCGACGCTGACGGGCGTCAGCGCGGTGTACGGGCCGGAGGGTGAGCGCGTCGGCGCGCCGCTCGGCACCGACCGCAGCGCCGCCGCCGTGTACGACGTACCGCTGGCGGCCGGGACGACGCCGTACGTCCGGCTCGGCGACTGGGCGGTGTACGCGGCCGTGCTCGTCCTGGCGTCGCTCGGCGCCGTCGGGGCTGCCCGGTCGGTCAGGCGGCGGACTGCTCCAGGCACTCCCGCACCACGCGCTCGCACAGCTCGTGGGTCGCCAGTGCGTCCCGGGCGCTGA